The genome window GGTCCAGAAGATGCCGGAACTGTGCATGCCATTTGGTGTCAACCGCAGCCCAGCCTACCAGTTTATTGCGCGTCTGAGAGACTACAAGCCGCACTTGAAAGACATTCTAATTGTatcttcaacagcatctACAGATATAGGTCTTATCACGCGGTCCGATCAACCACTAGCTAGCGATGACTCTGCCAAAGGCACCGTGGGTCTCTTTACAACAACAGAGGTCAATGATGACACAAAGAGAGCCTCGCTCCCTTTGAATGAGGCCTCTAGTGATACTTCAGTAATTGGATTGGGCGTTGACCTCTCTAGCACCGAACCCGTGGTTTCCCCGATCCAAGGCGAAGACATTGCGGAAAGCTCCACGCCTCTGCCCAATCTCTTCCTCTTGAACAACGAAGGCATACTGTGCTCTTGGTGGATCATATATTCGGAGTCTATTCGCCAGAAACTGCCCTACCATGGTCTGGTCTCGGTAAGCCCGCAACCACCGACACCGCAACCGCAACGGCAATCACAAGCAGCAGAACAAGCACAGCCCACAACGCGACCTGCGTTCGGGCAGCCTGCATTTGGGCAGTCGGCCTTTGGCAGCCCTTCGGCAATGGGGTCGTCACCGTTTGGCAAGCCTTCTGCTGTCCCAGCGTTTGGCAGCCCCTCAGCTCTAGGTAGCCGACAACCTGCCTTTGGAACACCATCGGCTCCCAGTGGCCCATCATTTGGATCACCATCCCAGATTAAACCTTCATTCGGCACGCCTAGTGCTCTGGGGCGCGCAACGCCCCAATTTGGCCAGTCGGGCTTTGGAGCCAGTGCTGCACCCAGCTTTGGGCAACCGTCCACACCAGGTAAACCGCTACCTTTCGGTACGCCCAGCGCTGCCGCAGGAGGAGGGTTTGGCTCGTTTGCGAATGCAGGAGGATTCTCCAGCTTTGCGGCATCCAAACCGGCAACAGAATCTCCCTTTGCGACAGCCGCTGGCGAATCTCCTTTTGGAAAACCTGCCACAGAATCGCCTTTTGGCAAGGTATCAACCGAGAGTCCTTTTGCGAAGCCTTCAGGTCCATCGATTTTCGGCACCCAAGCTCAGAGCGGCTCAGCCTTTACACCTCAGAAGGCGGACGAATCTAAGGATGTCTTTGGCGCCTCAGGCAGCTTCGTACTTGGTTCCACTTTTAAGGGTGATGGCACTGCTGTCAATGATGGCCCAAAACCTGACAAGGCATCTGGCTTATTTTCCTTTGGCACGTCCCTGGACGATATGATATCCACACCTGATAAGACCAGTCCGCCAACAGAATCGATGGACGACGCCGAAGATCAGCCTGCAGTCACCCAATCCGCGAAAGCAGCAGCCAAGGAGGCTCCAACATCAGTGTTTGGCGCGCCCTCTAAATTGGATACCTCAAAAACGACATCGATATTCGGTTCTCAGACGCAACCTCAGCCAGCGACACAAGCCAACAAGTctcccttttccttgttTGGAAACGTCGCTGCGGAGAAACAGGTAACCAGTCCCCTATCTCCGCAGTCGGGAAAGACAACTATCGCTAGCTTAACGCCCAAAGCGGAGAACATCTCTATTGCCGAACCACCTCTCCCTCCTGAACCAACAAGCAGAGCCGCGTATGGCCCAGGTGATAcctctgcatcttccaaCGTCTCTAAGAGCTCGGTCGAAGATGTCAAACTGGAAGCACCGCTCCCACCTGATTTCACGAGCGGGATCACAGGCAAAGCGGGAAAGCCTGCGGCAGAGGGGGCTCCGTTGCCTCCAGAACCAGCATCTCCTGAGTCACCTGCTGCATCCGACGAGGAAGCTGGTCCGCTGCCCGAAGAATCAGACGTGGATGAGTCTGAAAAAGAGCCGAGTGAGGGGGCTGATGAGTCTGACTTCGCTGATAGCGGAGAGGAAATCACCCATgaaattgaagaagaagaggaagagccggAAATTACTGGCCAAACACCGAAGATTTCACCGGAGAGTTCATTTGGCACTGGCATCTCTGAACAAAGTCCCGCCGGAGGATTGTTCTCTCGCATTTCCAGGCCTGGACAGCAGCAACGACCACGTCAGTTGCTTGGGGAGGTTGCTAAACCCATGTTCCAACCGACAACTCATGTCGACCGCGAACCCCCGAGATCGCCTAGTCCAGTTCGAGGCAGCATCCCAAAAACTCTGGTGAAGCCACAAATCCACAAATCGACCAGTGCTCCGCAAATCCCGGGTAGCACGCTTGCTGCCCGCAAGGCTGCTTTGACCGAGGCAGCTCTGGGTAATCAACGTCTCCGACAGGAATCTGACCGCACGGCCCGTGAACAGCAGGCCCGCTTGAAGATTCAAGCacaaaaagaggaagaagaagaagcattGTCCCTttccgacgatgatgaagatgagagacTTCGCGCGGATCTTGCCCAACCACTCGAGCCCGTCCCAACACTTGACCCCTTCCTGCCACACCAGGACTATATGGGTCAAACCACGAAACCGGGAATTCCCGGTCAAATCGAGAGGTTATACCGTGACATCAACTCAATGATTGATACGCTAGGCATCAACTCTCGGGCTCTGTCATCCTTCCTTCTATATCAACAATCGCCCCGAGACTCCGAGAGATGGATACAGACATTGAAGACTGATCATTCAGCCGACGTTCTAGACGAGGAGGTCCTTCTCGGCGAAATCGAAAAACTCGACGATGCTGTGCTTATGCTTGCCAATTCTCTCCAGGAGCAGCGAGTGCAACGtgtggaggagaagcttgAGACCTGCCGGGAATTACTGAGCAAAGACATTCTCACTCTTAGGGGCCAGTGTGCAAGCATCCGAAAGACCCTTGACGCTCATACAGATACGGCTGCAATCCTTTCCGCACCTCTTTCCGCGGAGCAAGCGAACCTCCAGCAAGACCTCCGGTCTGCATTCACAAACCTACAAGCGAGTCTGGCGGACTTGGAATCTGCAGTGTCAATATTGCGGGCTAAGATTGCAGAAGCCCCTCGGCCAGACAGCAGCCGCCAGTCAACGAAGCGCCCCACTGTAGAAGCTGTGACATCTACAATCGCAACCATGATGAACATGGCCgagagcaagagcagcgaTATTGATGTTCTGGAAATTCAATTGAAGAAGCTCGGGATCGATACAACAGGTCCTCCGACTAGTCGGGAAGGATCCCCGTTTGCCACACCGAAAAAGGGGTTGGCAAGATTTCCTACGACGCCTGGCTCTCGGGGGTCTATTGACGGGCCCCTCAGTGCGTATCACACTCCAGACTCCGCAGGCAGATTCCGATCGAGTGTCAACGGGTCAGCTAAGACTAGCCGGCGTCGGAATATCGAAGACGTTGGGGAACTGgccaccaaggaggagacggCACAATGGAAGAGCAAAATGTTGCGTAGGCAACATATTGTTGGCAACTTGAAAAAGGTGATTGAAGCAAAGAAATTCAAGGTCCGGGGTGTGGACGATTTGTAGAACTGGGGTATCTTGTCTATCTTCTATGTTTGTTAAGCTGCAAAACAAGGTGTCATGGCGTGGTTTGAGCAATGCCAACAGTCATTGTCTGTACATAGGATCAGGTATGGTTTGGTTCTGCTGCTGGTATCTTTACCAAGTTAACGGCTGAAACTTGTCTTGCAATAATTTATTGCTTGGTAACTCTTGAATAGCTACCTATTACTGCTTATGTTAATGTGTTATGAGTGTAGATCCACACTGTACCCAACTTGGGGTCTTATTCATCAGAGGGACTGACATCATCCCCGCCAGTGACATCAACTGCACAATTTCTAAACAACTTTATCTTCCCTCAAGTACTCCGCATTCGATTGAATTCCTCTTCTCGTTTCTTTTACAACAATAATCATAAGCTCAAAGGCTAGACTGGACAGACATCCTTGATAGACTTGCACACTTTACTCACACCCACTGATATCCAACCTATCCTTCTAATACCGCCGCACTCAAAACGCTGACCCCATCAAAAGAACGAAATGGTCGTCCCAGTCACCGAGttcgtcatcttcaaatTGAAATCTTCCGTAAAACCAGAAGACCACTCAAACGAAGAAGGCGCATCCCTATGCAAGATCTTCTCCGCGACAAAACAGCAAAGCGGACACCAGAGCTCCGCATGGGGGAGGAcagtcgaggacgagaatGTCGTGGTTTGGGCAGTCGGTGAGTTTTAGAAAAGTCCAAAGAGCTTCTAACCTGAGATTACCTTAGCTTGTATATATCGGAAGATTTTCTAATGACTTCGTGTCAAAAATTAGTCTGGGAAGATTCCCATGGCAAATGTCAAGCAGATCTCCTGGCCCCATACCTCGAACCAAACTCGAAGGTCCTCTCGTTCTACACAACGCTTAACCCATCCCCCTCTGAAACGGAGACTTTTACCACGAACCAGGTCACGGAGCTGGCAACGTTGACCTTCCCCAGTTCGCTGAATCCGGAGGAGCACAAGAAGCTCAATTCGGACCTGATTAACCTCCGCGTGGCGCTGACAGAGAAGCTGGACGAGAAATCGAGGTCGAAGTCCTGGTCCATGGCGCAGGTTCACCGGCCAGGGACATTCCAACATCCGAAGAGTCCGTCTGGGGAGGCGTTCGTGTACCTTCTTGTCGTGGGATGGGAGAGCGTGGATGCCCATATGGCCGCTAGAGAGACCAAGGAGTTTGAGGAGTCCATCAAGCCGATTCGAGAGAAGATGcttcctgctctggagggattGGGCATGAAACATGTTAGCTTCAAGAAGATCTGATTCTTCGTGAAGCAAGATGATGCATTATATTGTAAGTTGAGCGAGTACAAAGAGCAAAATAGAAGAGCACATGGATTACTATGAGTACTGGAGTGATACGCAGAGGGAAACACAGCGCCTTAAGAAGTAAAGTACAACGCAGAATATACCCGAGAGAAACATCAAAGCCTCCAATGAACATAGCAGACTTTTGCATGGGACACAGACGATCGGCTTGCTCCAGGACACAGGGAATTGAAACTTAGTCTTCTTAAATGCGGTGTTTTTCGCTTTCTGTGTAACCATGGTCGAGTTAGCATCTATGTGGACTGTCAAAGCGCTTAAAGGGGAGTACTAACCAAGTCGCGAGTAAAGCATGTACAGAGCCATTTGGTTGCATTCCTGGGTTCCAGTAATAGTCACCAAACGCTCATTGCTGTTCTCTTGAGGCTCATTAATCTTGATCACACTGCCACTGAGGTGTCGAATCTCATTGATCTTCGCACCGCCCTTTCCGATGATGGCACCAACCATGTCGTTGGGGATGTAGATCTGCTGAGTCAATGGCTGACCAGGCATGACACCTCCAACGGGTGTGGCAGGGGTAGGAGCGCCGCGTGCCTGAGCGGGCTGCGGTGCGCCGTATGGAGCAGGCTGATGGGGGCCAGCTCCTGCGTAAGGGGCATGGGGAGCAGCTCCATAATGCAAAGCCGGCTGGGCCACTGGTGCGGGAGCAGGCTGACCGTGAAGGTAAGGGACCCCATAGGCGCCTGCAGCAGCGCGATTggggtggtgatggtgtctCTTGAAATGTTCTGGATGGCCATATTGACCACCAGCGGGCTGTGGAACATACGGGACAACCTGCATACCGCCAGGCACTGCTCCAGCAGGGCCACCGCTGCGAGTGGCATAAGCTGAGGCTGCAGGACCTCCAAAGCGCTCAGTGAGCTGCTCAACGAGGGTTACGGCGACGTAGTAGGTAGCGATGTGGACAGAATCGGCAACGCCGAGAATTACAAGTGACCGCTCAGAGGACAAGGGAAGGCACGAATCGGATGCATTCAGTCGGGCACCAGAAGCTTCCTGAATTTCGCGAATGCGTGAACCACCTTTGCCAATGATGGAGCCAATAAGGAGATGGGGGATCAGCAAACGCAGAGGGTATGTCTTGGATTGGGCGGTAGAGGGGGCATCAAGAGGTTCATTGTTCAATGTACGGATGATCAAACCAAACGCCTACTCTGAATTAGCAATCTTTCAAACAGCGAAGGATAGATCAAAAAACCAACCTTGGCAACGGCATCCTGTGGGCCGCTCACGGTCAAAATACGTTCGACTGCACCACGGGAGTAGTCGCTGACAGTGCACTTTGCTCCAGACAAACGACGAATCTGAGATACGTTTTCTCCACCCTTGCCAATGACTGTGGCAGCTTCCTGGCTAGAAATTACAGCGCGAATGTGAATCCAGCTGGATTCATCTTGTGGGCGCTGCTGTTCGGGCTGAGAAGTAGCGCGCTCGCCATGAGACGCGGTCGACTGAATTGGCTGCGTCTCCGTGGATGCACCCTTACCATTTGGAGCATCAGGAACAACAGTGTCGCCCTGGCCATCAGCAGTAGCACTTGGCGCAGCGGAAGGCTCAGCCTTGGCATCCGTATAGGTCTCCGACTCGTTTCCCTTTACTACTTTGTCCAAGGCAGGACGTTTAGCTTCTGGCTGATCATTTGGTCCGgacggcgaagaagggtCCTCCAAGGGCCGCTTGGTCGATTGCAGTGCGGATGGAGAAGCAGACATTTTGTCAAAAGTGCAGTCTGGCTTCACTTACGCAAGAAGGCGAAGTGTCAAGAGAAtagctttctttttttcttttctttctttgttctGCCTGAACTGACCGACTATGTACACCAGGAGTTCCCAATAAAACTTGCTGGTGCAGGCGATCGACTGGGAAGGGAATCTGGTGCTTGGAATGACTAGGAAAATTGGTGTTCGTGCACAGTGAAGAGAGCAGATGCTGGAGGAAGGACagtcgacgatgaagatgtgaAAAGGCTGGGTTATCACGGGCGTTGGCTGCTGGAGCAGGAAGCTTCACCAAGATGAAGCGGTGCTAAGGTAGGAGGGTACGATGAAGCGAAGAGGAAGTGATgctggatggtgatggtaGTAAGAACTCAGAATCCGGACGCGCTCGAAGGCTGCCAATAGAGCAGTTGGGGATAATATGATGAGATAGTAGAGCAGACTAATGTCTTGAGCAACTGCCAGAAATCCAGACGTGCAACTCCTCCGCAAAAAAAAGCGTTGTCTCCCAAAACGGAGGCTGTTAAGTTATCGCCACGGGGAAATAGCCCAAAAGGAACTCGTCACAGCTGGAATCAACACCAAGTACCGAAGAAACAAGCGAGCAGCGGCTGTTtggcttctgcagctgcacAAAAAATGGGAACGAAGTGAATGAGGTTAGATAGAGATGAGGATGGATCAAGAAGCGCCCTCCAGATGTAGCAATGAAGAGATGATGTTGCAAGAAGAGGTGAAACAAGCTGGCGGCACGGGATCAGGCTAGGCTAGATAGGGTTAGCAACGAGGGTGACATCACGTGAGAACGGGCATCGTGATATGGATGACAATTAACATCATAAACACTCTTCGTTCAGTTGCTGTGACTCCTGACGCGTAAGGGGATCTGGGGTGAAGTCAAGCAATAGACTCTCTGACAGATTTGACTTTAGAGAAAGTAAATAACACCACTATGGACATCTCGCAAGAAACCGTTGATAAAATACGACGTTTCGCGCAAAAGCGCCAAAAAGCGGAGGAGTTCTACGAGGAACACTCGGTAAATCCAGCTAATTTTGACGCTTACAATCGCAAGTTGGATGAGACGTTGGCAGAGCTGCAGGCTCAAGTCAAACGtcatgaggatgagctccGCAAGGTACGTCAACAAGTTGCCTAGAATATAAGCCGACTGTCACAAGAGATTTCATGCATGAATTAGGAATACTGACAAGAGGAACAGCTACGCATGACCACCACGATCGAGTTCGCTCAAATTGGGGCAGATCCTTGGGCCCGCATCTCAGAAGTGCGCAGAGCCAAGAAAGCGTATGATTCTCTTCTGCAATCGGAAACGCGACTGCCGAGTCCAGGCTCGCCCTTGCCTTCATTACTTGCGGTTGACGAGGCGTCTCGtctcgtcaaggagagcAAGACCTCAATCTCACTGACGGCGGAGAAACTGTCTGCGGATCGTCAGCGCTTGAAAGCGGAAGAAGCCAATTTGCGCGATGCGCAACTGATCAAAGACGGGTTGGAGAAAAGGATTGAGCGGCTGAACGCAGAAAAATCGAGTCAAGTCCAGAAAACTCCTGCGCAGCTTGCGTATGATCTCgtcaaggagcagcaggaaaAGATCGAGAGACTTGATACTACCACAGAAGAGCTAAAGTCCTCTCTCTATAAATTTGTCGAAGACACACTTGCCCCAATGCTTGCTGCAGAAAATCTGGGCGGTCCCACTGTCGGAGATGCGTTGGAAATTTCGGACACTACCTTAAAAGCGGGCTACACTAGCCATGGGAAGCCTAAGAAACCAAAAACTCCGGCCGTGGGGACTTCTGACAGTGGCCAACAGCGGATTGACGAGCTTGTTCGTCGCCAAactg of Aspergillus fumigatus Af293 chromosome 2, whole genome shotgun sequence contains these proteins:
- a CDS encoding FG-nucleoporin NUP159, coding for MAFNLGASNSSGGPAAELGPELPDVIADEVGFKGVSGDSNVRFLPTPWPEDALPAPTSSLLAVAPTKGIVAGGAPNSLVIASSDAVRKAIGATTGESKVKTKPFEPQATLPLPARPTHVAFASGDNALVLATENGAELVVYQTATLLTGNPQPALGIPMNGTTLRAMAPNPSPSEDILSSLVALVTANGELLIADLKGANLIRGPSGQVLRTGVSSVCWSNKGKQLVAGLADGTAVQLTPDGTQKDVIPRPSDLEGDCHVSSIAWLENDIFLMVYTPNATEDDMGQTPASSYYIITRRKGAPFLVQKMPELCMPFGVNRSPAYQFIARLRDYKPHLKDILIVSSTASTDIGLITRSDQPLASDDSAKGTVGLFTTTEVNDDTKRASLPLNEASSDTSVIGLGVDLSSTEPVVSPIQGEDIAESSTPLPNLFLLNNEGILCSWWIIYSESIRQKLPYHGLVSVSPQPPTPQPQRQSQAAEQAQPTTRPAFGQPAFGQSAFGSPSAMGSSPFGKPSAVPAFGSPSALGSRQPAFGTPSAPSGPSFGSPSQIKPSFGTPSALGRATPQFGQSGFGASAAPSFGQPSTPGKPLPFGTPSAAAGGGFGSFANAGGFSSFAASKPATESPFATAAGESPFGKPATESPFGKVSTESPFAKPSGPSIFGTQAQSGSAFTPQKADESKDVFGASGSFVLGSTFKGDGTAVNDGPKPDKASGLFSFGTSLDDMISTPDKTSPPTESMDDAEDQPAVTQSAKAAAKEAPTSVFGAPSKLDTSKTTSIFGSQTQPQPATQANKSPFSLFGNVAAEKQVTSPLSPQSGKTTIASLTPKAENISIAEPPLPPEPTSRAAYGPGDTSASSNVSKSSVEDVKLEAPLPPDFTSGITGKAGKPAAEGAPLPPEPASPESPAASDEEAGPLPEESDVDESEKEPSEGADESDFADSGEEITHEIEEEEEEPEITGQTPKISPESSFGTGISEQSPAGGLFSRISRPGQQQRPRQLLGEVAKPMFQPTTHVDREPPRSPSPVRGSIPKTLVKPQIHKSTSAPQIPGSTLAARKAALTEAALGNQRLRQESDRTAREQQARLKIQAQKEEEEEALSLSDDDEDERLRADLAQPLEPVPTLDPFLPHQDYMGQTTKPGIPGQIERLYRDINSMIDTLGINSRALSSFLLYQQSPRDSERWIQTLKTDHSADVLDEEVLLGEIEKLDDAVLMLANSLQEQRVQRVEEKLETCRELLSKDILTLRGQCASIRKTLDAHTDTAAILSAPLSAEQANLQQDLRSAFTNLQASLADLESAVSILRAKIAEAPRPDSSRQSTKRPTVEAVTSTIATMMNMAESKSSDIDVLEIQLKKLGIDTTGPPTSREGSPFATPKKGLARFPTTPGSRGSIDGPLSAYHTPDSAGRFRSSVNGSAKTSRRRNIEDVGELATKEETAQWKSKMLRRQHIVGNLKKVIEAKKFKVRGVDDL
- a CDS encoding telomere maintenance protein PBP2 codes for the protein MSASPSALQSTKRPLEDPSSPSGPNDQPEAKRPALDKVVKGNESETYTDAKAEPSAAPSATADGQGDTVVPDAPNGKGASTETQPIQSTASHGERATSQPEQQRPQDESSWIHIRAVISSQEAATVIGKGGENVSQIRRLSGAKCTVSDYSRGAVERILTVSGPQDAVAKAFGLIIRTLNNEPLDAPSTAQSKTYPLRLLIPHLLIGSIIGKGGSRIREIQEASGARLNASDSCLPLSSERSLVILGVADSVHIATYYVAVTLVEQLTERFGGPAASAYATRSGGPAGAVPGGMQVVPYVPQPAGGQYGHPEHFKRHHHHPNRAAAGAYGVPYLHGQPAPAPVAQPALHYGAAPHAPYAGAGPHQPAPYGAPQPAQARGAPTPATPVGGVMPGQPLTQQIYIPNDMVGAIIGKGGAKINEIRHLSGSVIKINEPQENSNERLVTITGTQECNQMALYMLYSRLESEKHRI